In Euphorbia lathyris chromosome 10, ddEupLath1.1, whole genome shotgun sequence, a single genomic region encodes these proteins:
- the LOC136209106 gene encoding polyadenylate-binding protein 7, whose product MAVPPTALSAAPASLYVGDLHPDVTDGQLFDAFSEFKSLASVRVCRDSSTGRSLCYGYVNFISPQDAIGAIETKNNTALNGKLMRVMWSDRDPDARKSGKGNVFVKNLSEAVDNIGLQALFGQFGSIISCKVATFEDGKSKGHGFVQFDSDDAANAAIENLNGYLVHDKQIYVGKFLKKSDRALPSPDAKYTNLYVKNMDLDISEELLKDKFSEFGKIVSLIIATDLNGTSRGFGFVNFENPDDARLAMERMNGTELGSKVLYVGRAQKKAEREQVLRHIFEEKRKEQIMKFKGSNVYVKNIDDDVTDEELREHFSQCGMITSAKLMRDDKGRSKGFGFVCFSSTEEANKAVNTFHGHMFHRKPLYVAIAQRKEDRQAQLQMHYAHRMVGLPGPSTAVIPGGYPPLYYTAPSSVVSQVHPRPGLMYQPLGMRPGWRGNGFVPPVRPSFQPAQIPMPNSQRQQKQQSRGRINGNVFPQGGAHSVSHIQPPAQPLNQSKDSSNQRAGQAKYVPNGRAREVSKGSAVSSTGINSLGSVSQGSGVLNSMLSAATPDEQKQILGEQLYPLIQKHKPDLVAKITGMLLEMDNSELLLLLESPESLAAKVDEAVQVLKIAKTKVSGQETVHANYLSAGVAVN is encoded by the exons ATGGCGGTTCCTCCGACGGCGTTGTCGGCGGCTCCGGCGTCGTTATACGTCGGGGACCTTCACCCTGATGTCACTGATGGTCAGCTCTTTGATGCATTTTCTGAATTTAAGAGCCTTGCGTCTGTTCGTGTTTGCAGAGACTCGTCCACTGGCAGGTCTCTCTGTTATGGTTACGTCAACTTTATCTCTCCACAAGAcg CTATTGGGGCTATTGAGACAAAAAACAATACTGCCTTGAATGGGAAGTTGATGAGGGTCATGTGGTCAGACCGTGATCCTGATGCGAGAAAAAGTGGAAAAGGAAATGTGTTTGTTAAG AATCTGAGTGAGGCAGTTGATAATATTGGGCTTCAAGCTTTGTTTGGCCAATTTGGAAGCATTATATCTTGCAAAGTGGCTACATTTGAGGATGGGAAGAGTAAAGGCCATGGATTCGTTCAATTCGACTCTGACGATGCTGCAAATGCTGCTATTGAGAATCTAAACGGCTATCTTGTTCATGATAAACAGAT ATACGTCGGGAAGTTTCTCAAAAAGAGTGACCGAGCTCTACCAAGTCCTGATGCCAAATATACAAACTTGTATGTGAAAAACATGGATCTTGACATCTCGGAAGAGCTTTTGAAGGATAAGTTCTCTGAATTTGGGAAAATTGTTAGCTTGATTATAGCAACGGATCTAAATGGAACCTCAAGAGGATTTGGCTTTGTCAATTTTGAGAATCCAGACGATGCTAGATTGGCAATGGAAAGAATGAACGGAACTGAACTTG GTTCTAAGGTTCTCTACGTGGGAAGGGCACAAAAGAAAGCTGAGCGTGAACAAGTTTTGCGTCATATATTTGAGGAGAAACGCAAGGAGCAGATAATGAAATTCAAG GGTTCAAATGTATATGTGAAAAATATTGATGACGATGTCACTGATGAAGAGCTGAGAGAACACTTCAGCCAATGTGGCATGATTACGTCTGCTAAACTTATGAGAGATGATAAAGGAAGAAGTAAGGGGTTTGGATTTGTTTGCTTCTCCAGCACTGAGGAGGCTAATAAAGCTGTGAATACCTTTCATG GTCACATGTTTCACCGCAAGCCATTATACGTTGCTATTGCTCAGAGGAAGGAAGACAGACAAGCACAACTGCAGATGCACTATGCTCACCGGATGGTTGGATTACCTGGACCCTCTACTGCTGTCATTCCCGGTGGATATCCTCCCCTTTACTACACAGCTCCTTCCAGTGTTGTTTCACAAGTACATCCAAGGCCAGGGCTGATGTATCAGCCCTTGGGTATGAGGCCGGGATGGAGGGGTAACGGTTTTGTACCCCCAGTCAGACCATCCTTCCAACCTGCACAGATTCCA ATGCCTAACAGTCAAAGACAACAAAAGCAGCAGAGCAGAGGAAGGATTAATGGAAATGTTTTCCCTCAGGGAGGTGCTCACTCTGTCTCGCATATTCAACCACCTGCACAGCCGCTAAATCAATCAAAAGATTCAAGCAACCAG CGGGCCGGTCAGGCCAAGTATGTACCAAATGGTCGTGCACGTGAGGTTAGCAAAGGATCTGCAGTCTCATCTACTGGAATCAATTCTCTTGGTTCTGTGTCACAAGGATCAGGGGTCCTGAACAGCATGCTTTCTGCAGCTACCCCTGACGAGCAAAAACAGATTCTAGGAGAGCAGCTTTATCCACTTATCCAGAAGCACAAG CCTGATCTTGTCGCAAAGATTACGGGAATGCTTCTGGAGATGGACAACTCAGAACTGCTGCTCTTGTTGGAGTCACCGGAGTCTCTGGCTGCAAAAGTTGATGAAGCTGTGCAGGTGCTCAAGATCGCTAAGACAAAAGTATCCGGTCAAGAAACCGTTCATGCGAATTACCTGTCTGCGGGGGTCGCAGTCAATTGA